The following DNA comes from Mucilaginibacter jinjuensis.
TGTATCCCACCATACACGGGTACCGCCATTATCAGGTCCGCCTAATAATTGTACTGCTTTTTGTACTTCGGCACCGTTGGTGGTATACTCGCTGGCCGGGTATGCTAACCTGCGGATCTGGATTTGGGTATCAATTGTACCGTTGCTGTTGTTAATTACAACAGGGAACAGTTTTGGATAACCAGTGCGGCGATATTCAGTCCACGCTTCCTGGCCTTCCGGGAACATGGCGATCCATTTTTGAGTGATGATACGTTCTAATTTTTGCTCGTTAGTTGCACCGGCATCCCATGCAACTGTAATTGTTGACAACGCCGGAGAGTTATTAGCTGCATTAGTAGGATCAACATAAGCTATTGGTTTGCTGGTAGCATCGCTGGCATAGTTACCGGCATTTACACCCCATTGTGCCATTGATGTTGCAATACCTGTATTATAGTCTGTAGCTACATCACCTGCATTAGCCCAGCCACGTAAAGCAGCTTCAGCTTTCAGGAACCAAACTTCGCCTGCAGTCATAAACAACATTGGCGAACCTGGCGCAAAACCGGTTCTTGTGCTGGTAATATCCGTATTGATATTCAATATAGAATAACCGCTATACCCTGGTTTAGAAGTAATTGCAGAACCAATGCGGATACCTTTATAAGTACCTGCAAAACGGGAATCTGTAGCCGGTGAAGCCATAGTTTTCAGGCGCGGATCATTATACCCCACCAGGTAAGACTCCATTGGTGCACCCAATGAAATATCAGACCAGCTGGTGCTGATTACGTTAAGCGGGTTATGGTAGCTGCCTCCTGCAATACCTGCGTTATCATCATTAGTGGTTAATACACCACCATTGGCTGGGTCAAGCGCTTTAACTGCCTGCGTTTGTGCTGTAGCTGCATCAACCTTTACAATGTGCATAGCTAAACGTAATCTTAAAGAGTTTGCCAGTTTAAGCCATTTAGTGTAATCGCCGCCGTAAACTAAATCATAAGCAGTAAATGGCTTTTGACCAGGGTTTGCTTTAATGAAAGTGTTAAGTGCAGTAACTGCTGTATCTAACTGTAAGAAAAACTGGTTGTAAACACTTTTCTGATCGTCATAAGGCGTGTTTATAAGCGTTTTACCTGCTGCACTATAAGCAATCGGGCCGTATTTGTCGGTGATGCGGTGCATGGTTTCTACCTTTAATATTAAGGCAATAGCCCATTTATCAGGTGCAGAAGCTTTGGTACCTTTTTTGGCAATATCATTAATAGCGAATAATGATGTGGTGTATCCATCAATAAAGATCTGCTGGTTCCAGCCATCAACCAAGCTGTAGGTTAAGTTACTAACGTTACCACGAAATGGATCGGGCGACATCATATAGCCAGAATAGCAATCGGCATTTAAGTTTTGATCTAACTGGTAGTTACCCTCTTCGCCAAATAAAGCAGTTTGGATACCTGGAAATACCAGCCCCGGATCATAGCTTTTTACACCCGTATTATCTGTATCGTATTTTTCGAAATTCTTTTTACAACTGTTCAACCCTAATATGCCAAATGCAAGGAGGATTACAATACCGTATTTATAGCCGGTATCTACCATTGTTTTATAATGTTTTTTCATTGCTTTTAATTTAAAGAGTGAATAATTATAGCGCAACATTAAGGTTTAAACCAAAATTGCGTGTCGCCGGCTGGTTAAATACGTCTACACCCGAAAGGCCGTTTCCGGTTGACATGGTAACCTCAGGATCGTAAGGAGCTTTCTTATAGAAATAGATCAGGTTCCTTCCGGTTAATGATAATCTCAGGCTCTTAAAAAAGCTGTCTTTTATTGGGAATGTATAACCAAGGGCAGCCTCACGTAATCTTACCACGGTTGCGCTGTACATATATTCGCCGCTCACACCATCACGGCCACCAATTGTATTATACCATTTCTGAGGATCAACAGTTGATACAGGCTGGCCGGTAGGGCTTACGCCATTTACCGCTACACCACCCGCAGCACGTGCATCACCGGTTGCTTTTGACACACCGTATTTATCCATCATGGCTTGGGTTAATG
Coding sequences within:
- a CDS encoding SusD/RagB family nutrient-binding outer membrane lipoprotein yields the protein MKKHYKTMVDTGYKYGIVILLAFGILGLNSCKKNFEKYDTDNTGVKSYDPGLVFPGIQTALFGEEGNYQLDQNLNADCYSGYMMSPDPFRGNVSNLTYSLVDGWNQQIFIDGYTTSLFAINDIAKKGTKASAPDKWAIALILKVETMHRITDKYGPIAYSAAGKTLINTPYDDQKSVYNQFFLQLDTAVTALNTFIKANPGQKPFTAYDLVYGGDYTKWLKLANSLRLRLAMHIVKVDAATAQTQAVKALDPANGGVLTTNDDNAGIAGGSYHNPLNVISTSWSDISLGAPMESYLVGYNDPRLKTMASPATDSRFAGTYKGIRIGSAITSKPGYSGYSILNINTDITSTRTGFAPGSPMLFMTAGEVWFLKAEAALRGWANAGDVATDYNTGIATSMAQWGVNAGNYASDATSKPIAYVDPTNAANNSPALSTITVAWDAGATNEQKLERIITQKWIAMFPEGQEAWTEYRRTGYPKLFPVVINNSNGTIDTQIQIRRLAYPASEYTTNGAEVQKAVQLLGGPDNGGTRVWWDTGKANF